A window of Excalfactoria chinensis isolate bCotChi1 chromosome Z, bCotChi1.hap2, whole genome shotgun sequence contains these coding sequences:
- the LOC140264072 gene encoding urea transporter 2-like — protein MDLGEIVVAERPAERNLYAEKQPRSQDMLGRSGKQIHQVFKYLTGEMKEYGEWMKNKPLMVQLVDWILRGTSQVMFVNNPFSGLIILVGLFIQKPWWMLTGCVGTTTSTLTALALSQERSAIAAGLHGYNGILVGLLMAVYSDKGDYYWWLLPPVAVISMACPVLSSALGSIFSKWDLPVLTLPFNIAVTLYLAATGHYNPFFPTTLIKPVASVPNITWSAINVPLLLQSIPVGVGQVYGCENPWTGGIFLAALLISSPLICLHAAIGSTVGMFAALSIATPFDSIYLGLHNYNCALACIAIGGMFYALTWQTHLLALACALFCAYAGAAFTNALSVLGLPLCTWPFCFSALLFLLITSDNPAIYKIPLCKVTYPEANRIFYLRMKRRASESRREEQKRKEQKPSGDSKISTGGTPLCTPKNSRNH, from the exons ATGGATCTTGGAGAAATTGTTGTGGCTGAAAGGCCGGCTGAGAGGAACCTATATGCAGAGAAGCAGCCAAGAAGCCAGGACATGCTGGGGAGAAGTGGAAAACAAATCCACCAAGTTTTCAAGTATCTCACAGGGGAGATGAAAGAATATGGAGAGTGGATGAAAA ATAAACCCCTCATGGTTCAGCTGGTGGACTGGATCTTGCGAGGCACCTCTCAGGTGATGTTTGTCAACAACCCTTTCAGCGGGCTCATCATTTTAGTGGGGCTTTTCATCCAGAAGCCCTGGTGGATGCTGACGGGCTGTGTTGGAACCACCACATCAACATTAACTGCACTGGCTCTCAGTCAGGAGAG ATCAGCcattgcagcagggctgcacggCTATAATGGGATCCTGGTGGGACTGCTCATGGCTGTCTACTCGGATAAGGGAGATTACTACTGGTGGCTTCTTCCCCCTGTGGCAGTTATATCCATGGCCTG TCCAGTCCTGTCCAGTGCTTTGGGATCTATTTTCAGTAAATGGGACCTTCCTGTGCTCACTCTGCCCTTCAATATTGCGGTGACTTTGTACTTGGCAGCCACAGGGCACTAcaatcctttttttcctacGACCCTCATCAAGCCTGTAGCATCAGTGCCCAATATCACCTGGTCTGCAATCAATGTGCCTCTG CTCTTGCAATCCATCCCAGTTGGTGTTGGTCAAGTATATGGTTGTGAAAACCCCTGGACTGGAGGCATCTTCCTTGCTGCTTTACTCATCTCTTCCCCACTTATTTGCTTACATGCCGCAATTGGATCTACAGTTGGGATGTTTGCAG CACTGAGTATTGCAACACCATTTGACAGCATCTATCTTGGCTTACACAATTACAATTGTGCTCTCGCATGCATTGCAATTGGAGGCATGTTCTACGCCCTGACCTGGCAGACTCATTTGCTTGCCCTTGCTTGTG CATTGTTTTGTGCCTATGCTGGAGCAGCTTTTACGAATGCACTATCTGTG CTTGGACTGCCACTCTGTACCTGGCCTTTTTGCTTCTCGGCGCTTCTCTTCCTGTTAATAACCTCAGACAACCCAGCCATCTACAAAATCCCCCTCTGCAAAGTCACCTACCCGGAAGCCAACAGGATCTTCTACCTGAGAATGAAGAGAAGAGCAtcagagagca